A window of the Sphaerobacter thermophilus DSM 20745 genome harbors these coding sequences:
- a CDS encoding ABC transporter ATP-binding protein codes for MTVATAVATQPLLDAVDITAGYGGVDILRGVSIRVQPGEMVAIIGPNGAGKSTLMKALFGLLPVRTGRVLLAGEEITHESPDRLVRRGMCYVPQTDNVFPSLTIRENLEIGGFARDGGRGERMEQVFSLFPVLAERPNERAGRLSGGQRQLLAIARALMLDPQLLLLDEPSASLSPKMVDMVFEKVVEINATGTAILMVEQNARQALSLSHRGYVLAGGENRLEGDARQLLESDEVRRLYLGE; via the coding sequence ATGACCGTCGCTACTGCCGTCGCCACTCAGCCGCTCCTCGACGCCGTCGATATCACCGCCGGCTATGGCGGGGTCGACATCCTGCGGGGCGTGTCGATCCGGGTCCAACCGGGTGAGATGGTCGCCATCATCGGTCCGAACGGGGCGGGTAAATCGACGCTGATGAAGGCCCTCTTCGGGCTGCTGCCGGTGCGCACCGGCCGGGTGTTGCTGGCAGGGGAGGAGATCACCCACGAGTCGCCGGATCGCCTGGTCCGGCGCGGTATGTGCTATGTGCCGCAGACGGACAACGTTTTCCCCTCGTTGACCATCCGTGAAAACCTGGAGATCGGCGGCTTCGCGCGGGACGGGGGCCGCGGGGAGCGGATGGAGCAGGTCTTCAGCCTGTTCCCGGTGCTGGCCGAGCGGCCGAACGAGCGTGCAGGGCGGCTCTCGGGCGGGCAGCGCCAGTTGCTGGCTATCGCACGGGCGCTGATGCTCGACCCGCAGTTGCTGCTGCTCGACGAGCCGTCGGCCAGCTTGTCGCCGAAGATGGTCGACATGGTCTTCGAGAAGGTGGTGGAGATCAATGCCACCGGGACCGCCATCCTGATGGTCGAGCAGAACGCACGCCAGGCGCTGAGCCTCAGCCACCGGGGCTACGTGCTGGCAGGTGGGGAGAACCGACTGGAAGGTGACGCGCGCCAGCTCCTTGAGAGCGACGAGGTGCGCCGCCTCTATCTGGGGGAGTAG
- a CDS encoding ABC transporter ATP-binding protein — MLEVSNLTRVFGGVRAVDDCSFRVRRGTITGLIGPNGAGKTTAFNLISGFLKPTSGTIVFDGERIDGLPPHVIARKGLVRTFQIPKPLGSMTVLENLVLVPMGQEGERVWNAWFRPGLVGQREREIIDRALAVLEYVDLIRLRDEYAANLSGGQKKLLELARTLMAEPKMILLDEPGAGVNRTLMRRLVGYIEELCYERGITMFIIEHDMDLVARLCNPVIVMSEGTHLCEGTPEEVRNNPQVLEAYLGGQYR; from the coding sequence ATCCTAGAGGTGTCCAATCTCACCAGGGTGTTCGGTGGGGTGAGGGCGGTCGATGACTGTAGCTTTCGCGTCCGCCGGGGCACCATTACCGGCTTGATTGGCCCCAACGGCGCGGGGAAGACGACCGCGTTCAACCTCATCTCCGGCTTTCTCAAGCCAACCAGCGGCACCATCGTCTTCGACGGCGAGCGCATCGATGGCCTGCCTCCCCACGTGATTGCCCGCAAGGGCCTCGTGCGTACCTTCCAGATCCCCAAACCACTTGGCTCGATGACCGTACTGGAGAACCTGGTGCTCGTGCCCATGGGGCAGGAGGGCGAGCGCGTCTGGAACGCGTGGTTTCGCCCCGGCCTGGTCGGCCAGCGCGAGCGGGAGATTATCGACCGGGCGCTGGCCGTGCTGGAGTACGTGGACCTGATCCGGCTGCGGGACGAGTACGCGGCGAACCTCTCGGGCGGCCAGAAGAAGCTCCTGGAGCTGGCGCGGACGTTGATGGCTGAGCCCAAGATGATCCTGCTCGACGAGCCGGGCGCCGGGGTGAACCGCACGCTGATGCGCCGGCTGGTGGGCTACATCGAGGAGCTGTGCTACGAGCGGGGCATCACCATGTTCATCATCGAGCACGACATGGATCTGGTGGCCCGGCTCTGCAACCCGGTCATCGTCATGAGCGAAGGAACCCACCTCTGCGAGGGGACGCCCGAAGAGGTACGCAACAACCCGCAGGTCCTCGAGGCGTATCTGGGAGGGCAGTATCGATGA
- a CDS encoding YbaB/EbfC family nucleoid-associated protein, which translates to MQPNMKMLQQMQNRLLKMQQELEEATVEGSAGGGAVRVVVNGTRSVKSVSIDPEAVDPDDIEILEDMVLTAINDAMAKAEQLAAEKMGAITGGLNLNIPGIM; encoded by the coding sequence ATGCAACCAAATATGAAGATGCTTCAGCAGATGCAAAACCGGCTGCTGAAGATGCAGCAGGAGTTGGAAGAGGCCACGGTCGAGGGCTCGGCCGGAGGCGGGGCGGTGCGCGTCGTGGTCAACGGCACGAGGTCGGTGAAGAGCGTCTCGATCGACCCCGAGGCCGTGGATCCGGACGACATCGAGATCCTCGAGGACATGGTCCTGACCGCCATCAACGACGCCATGGCCAAGGCCGAGCAGCTTGCCGCCGAAAAGATGGGCGCCATCACCGGTGGTCTGAACCTGAACATTCCCGGGATCATGTAG
- a CDS encoding TIGR03560 family F420-dependent LLM class oxidoreductase — MVQLGIMIEAQEGLTWERWEAIIDAADRLGFTWLRRSDHLFSTIASGERDSLELWPSLTVVPVRSERLRFGQMVSPITWRHPVELARNAAALDRLSGGRFDLGVGAGWNEVEHRAFGIPFPPIRERFDRLDEAIQVIQRLHTGERVSFDGRYYRLEDAICRPTPARPGGPRLVIGGKGRRSLRIIATYADEWNVTSMTPQDYEALRAEFERACADVQRDPNSVERTIMLAHLVGRDEDELRERARRMQQVIPSLQEVPVEELPDRLRQRNWLVGTPDEVIERIKSWEAVGIQGILLQTLDQEDIPALELIASEIMPRVSTVDH; from the coding sequence GTGGTACAGCTCGGGATCATGATCGAGGCCCAAGAGGGCCTGACCTGGGAACGCTGGGAGGCAATCATCGATGCAGCGGACCGGCTCGGATTCACCTGGCTCCGGCGCTCTGACCACCTGTTCTCGACGATCGCCTCGGGCGAGCGCGACTCGCTGGAACTGTGGCCGTCGCTGACGGTGGTGCCCGTGCGCAGCGAGCGCCTGCGCTTCGGCCAGATGGTGTCCCCCATCACCTGGCGCCACCCGGTGGAACTGGCGCGCAACGCGGCGGCACTCGACCGCCTCTCCGGCGGCCGATTCGATCTCGGCGTCGGCGCCGGGTGGAACGAGGTTGAGCACCGGGCCTTCGGCATCCCGTTCCCGCCGATCCGCGAGCGGTTCGACCGCCTCGACGAGGCGATCCAGGTCATTCAGCGACTGCACACCGGCGAGCGAGTCAGCTTCGACGGCCGCTACTACCGGCTCGAGGACGCCATCTGCCGTCCGACCCCGGCGCGGCCGGGCGGGCCACGACTCGTCATCGGCGGGAAGGGGCGGCGGTCGCTGCGGATCATCGCGACGTATGCCGACGAGTGGAACGTGACGAGCATGACGCCGCAGGACTACGAGGCGCTCCGTGCCGAGTTCGAGCGCGCTTGCGCCGACGTCCAGCGGGACCCGAACTCCGTCGAGCGCACGATCATGCTGGCCCACCTCGTGGGTCGCGATGAAGACGAGCTACGCGAGCGCGCCCGCCGGATGCAGCAAGTCATCCCGTCGCTGCAAGAGGTGCCGGTCGAGGAGCTACCGGATCGCCTCCGCCAGCGCAACTGGCTCGTCGGCACCCCGGACGAGGTGATCGAGCGGATCAAGAGCTGGGAGGCGGTCGGCATCCAGGGGATCCTCCTACAGACGCTCGATCAGGAGGACATCCCCGCGCTGGAGCTGATCGCGAGCGAGATCATGCCCCGCGTCAGCACCGTCGACCACTAA
- a CDS encoding phytoene desaturase family protein codes for MVEHYDAIVIGTGHNGLIAAGYLARAGKRVLALERRHIIGGATVTEEHFPGYHLSTCSYVCSLLLPEVIRDLEMVRYGYDVRPFDPQYFVPFPDGRVFMTFLDERRTRESIARFSRRDAERWGDYWAMWDRIIARMRPLLLGPAPTMADLERAFDGPQGVEDLRTLLMKSIAEVLDEWFESEEVKAPIATGGVIGTSLGPRSPGTAYIKFHHLLGQLGGQSGVWGFVRGGMGSIATALAGFCRDHGVTILTDAEVVEVDVQDGAARGVRLADGRRYTANVILSNADPQRTFLRMVDRRHLPAWFVDAIAAMKVDGSVVKVLLGLGELPNFTAMPGTDIGPQHTGAIVINPSIDYLERAADDAKYGRPSARPFMDAYIQSATEDGLAPPGKHIMSLFVQYAPYKLAEGDWNSRRDEIGKNIIDTLAEYAPNIWNAIEHMVVLGPPDIEETIGITGGNIFHGEITPDQMFAFRPVPGWSGYESPVERLYLCGSGAWPGGAVFGAPGRNAALAALADLESKYA; via the coding sequence ATGGTCGAGCACTACGACGCGATCGTCATCGGGACCGGGCACAACGGGCTGATCGCCGCCGGATACCTCGCCCGGGCCGGGAAACGGGTGCTGGCGCTGGAACGGCGCCACATCATCGGCGGCGCCACCGTGACCGAGGAGCACTTCCCCGGTTACCACCTCTCCACCTGCTCCTACGTCTGCTCCCTGCTCCTGCCCGAGGTCATCCGCGATCTCGAGATGGTCCGCTACGGGTACGATGTCCGCCCGTTCGACCCGCAGTACTTCGTTCCCTTCCCCGACGGCCGCGTCTTCATGACGTTCCTCGACGAGCGCAGGACGCGCGAGTCGATCGCCCGCTTTTCGCGGCGCGACGCCGAGCGCTGGGGCGACTACTGGGCCATGTGGGACCGCATCATCGCACGCATGCGGCCGCTCCTGCTCGGCCCGGCCCCGACGATGGCCGATCTGGAGCGCGCCTTCGACGGTCCCCAGGGCGTGGAAGACCTGCGCACCCTGCTGATGAAGAGCATCGCCGAGGTGCTCGACGAGTGGTTCGAGAGCGAAGAGGTCAAGGCACCGATCGCCACCGGCGGCGTCATCGGCACCAGCCTTGGCCCCCGCTCGCCCGGCACGGCGTACATCAAGTTCCACCACCTGCTCGGGCAGCTCGGCGGCCAGTCCGGCGTCTGGGGCTTCGTCCGCGGCGGGATGGGCAGTATCGCCACGGCCCTGGCCGGCTTCTGCCGCGACCACGGGGTGACGATCCTGACCGACGCCGAGGTGGTGGAGGTGGATGTCCAGGACGGCGCGGCCCGCGGCGTGCGCCTGGCCGACGGCCGCCGCTACACCGCCAACGTCATCCTCTCGAATGCCGACCCGCAGCGAACTTTCCTCCGCATGGTGGACCGGCGCCACCTCCCCGCGTGGTTCGTCGACGCGATCGCGGCGATGAAGGTCGACGGCTCGGTCGTCAAGGTGCTGCTGGGGCTGGGCGAGCTACCGAATTTCACCGCCATGCCCGGCACCGACATCGGCCCGCAGCACACCGGCGCCATCGTGATCAATCCCTCGATCGACTATCTGGAGCGTGCAGCGGACGACGCCAAGTACGGCCGCCCGTCGGCCCGGCCGTTCATGGATGCCTACATCCAGAGCGCGACCGAGGACGGGCTGGCCCCACCCGGCAAGCACATCATGTCCCTCTTCGTGCAGTACGCCCCCTACAAGCTGGCCGAGGGAGACTGGAACAGCCGCCGCGACGAGATCGGGAAGAACATCATCGACACGCTGGCGGAATACGCCCCGAACATCTGGAACGCGATCGAGCACATGGTTGTGCTGGGCCCGCCCGACATCGAGGAGACGATCGGCATCACCGGCGGCAACATCTTCCACGGGGAAATCACGCCGGACCAGATGTTCGCGTTCCGCCCGGTGCCGGGGTGGTCCGGCTACGAGTCGCCGGTCGAGCGGCTGTACCTGTGCGGCTCCGGCGCCTGGCCCGGCGGCGCCGTCTTCGGCGCGCCCGGCCGCAACGCCGCCCTAGCTGCGCTGGCGGACCTGGAGAGCAAGTACGCGTAG
- a CDS encoding c-type cytochrome gives MISRGIHPALRGRARHRLVRRVGIVALLMVAALTVAACNSTNTYPIDFFSEMHYTEMWHSQEPPNFDSPPSAIAYKGGTVNVGGAVGTDGQMARAASAGTGLFNTLPDYTAEEAVDLENPLERNEQTSQLGAQLYAVNCAVCHGAEGAGDGIAAALIFQANNQPLPANLQERVHPSPVDGQPKELTDGELYHVIANGYGEFMPPFGNLLTQEEIWALVIHIRELQGQ, from the coding sequence GTGATCTCCCGCGGCATCCACCCTGCCCTACGGGGGCGCGCCCGGCACCGATTGGTGCGCCGGGTGGGGATCGTCGCGCTGCTGATGGTGGCGGCTCTGACCGTAGCAGCCTGCAACTCGACCAACACCTATCCGATCGACTTCTTCAGCGAGATGCACTACACCGAGATGTGGCACTCGCAGGAGCCGCCGAACTTTGACTCGCCGCCGAGCGCGATCGCCTACAAGGGCGGGACGGTCAATGTGGGCGGCGCCGTCGGCACCGACGGGCAAATGGCGCGCGCTGCCAGCGCCGGGACCGGCCTGTTCAACACCCTGCCGGACTACACGGCGGAGGAGGCGGTTGACCTGGAGAACCCGCTGGAGCGCAACGAGCAGACCAGCCAGTTGGGCGCCCAGCTCTATGCGGTCAACTGCGCCGTCTGCCACGGCGCGGAGGGGGCCGGCGACGGCATCGCGGCTGCGCTGATCTTCCAGGCGAACAACCAGCCGCTGCCGGCCAACCTGCAGGAGCGGGTGCACCCGTCGCCGGTCGACGGCCAGCCCAAGGAACTGACCGACGGCGAGCTGTACCACGTGATCGCCAATGGCTATGGCGAGTTCATGCCGCCGTTCGGGAACCTGCTGACCCAGGAAGAGATCTGGGCGCTGGTCATCCACATCCGGGAACTGCAGGGCCAGTAG
- a CDS encoding DUF3341 domain-containing protein, translating into MAVRGVLGVYKDLDTAIAGVDALNELGYKRDDFEVLTNAPYPEGTFGEESGMHRLGLFPLVGAACGFAVGLLITGATQMAYPLVTGGKPLFSIPPMIIIMYEGTLLAAVIFTVIGMLFESRLPRLGSSLWDPRISRGYIGILVHAPEEKADEAAATMRRAGAEDVILEERRVPAPARAPQQKGARA; encoded by the coding sequence ATGGCTGTCAGGGGAGTGCTCGGCGTCTACAAGGACCTCGACACGGCGATCGCCGGCGTCGACGCCCTCAACGAGCTGGGTTACAAGCGGGATGACTTCGAGGTGCTGACCAACGCACCGTACCCGGAGGGCACCTTCGGCGAGGAGTCGGGGATGCACCGGCTGGGCCTGTTCCCGCTGGTCGGTGCCGCCTGCGGCTTCGCCGTCGGCCTGCTGATCACCGGGGCGACGCAGATGGCCTATCCGCTGGTCACCGGCGGTAAGCCGCTCTTCTCGATCCCCCCGATGATCATCATCATGTACGAGGGGACGCTGCTGGCTGCGGTGATCTTCACCGTGATCGGGATGCTCTTCGAATCCCGCCTGCCGCGGCTCGGCAGCAGCCTGTGGGATCCGCGGATCTCAAGAGGGTACATTGGGATCCTGGTCCATGCGCCGGAAGAGAAGGCGGACGAGGCGGCTGCCACGATGCGCCGCGCCGGCGCCGAGGACGTCATCCTTGAGGAGCGCCGCGTGCCGGCTCCGGCCCGGGCGCCGCAGCAGAAGGGAGCGCGCGCGTGA
- the nrfD gene encoding NrfD/PsrC family molybdoenzyme membrane anchor subunit, with the protein MQERHSFSDERIIRDLLRPVTQTSMMNWVGFIVLGTILTAFLFAVAWMFYWGIGVTGLNRAAFWGFMIVNFVFWIGISHAGVMISAILRLTQAEWRRPVTRAAEVMTMFSLMTALLFPVIHTGRPWRTLYWAFPYDFWRGIWPDVRSALVMDPSAIMTYLTGTILFVYITTIPDFALLRDHSTGWRHSLYRVLALGFKGEERQWKMQIITGFLLAAIMLSIFVSVHSIVSWDFAFSLDPVWHSTVWAPYFVIGAVHSGVSAVVTLMALMRWLFKFDNYIRHEHFDAIGRLLVVVATTWMWFFLLDIFFDLWRQDIADDAIMHIRFFEWPYPLLLAFVWIFGYFIPVPIWAFRRFRRNIKLMFWTSIMVNIGMWAERYWLVVPGLQAKYQWTFSWLPYRPGPVEITLVVGSFALVGFLLLLFAKLVPPVPVWDELEGQHLAAEIQVGKRTVPAIVREF; encoded by the coding sequence ATGCAGGAGCGACATAGCTTCAGCGACGAACGAATCATCCGTGACCTACTCCGGCCGGTCACGCAGACCTCGATGATGAACTGGGTCGGGTTCATCGTCCTGGGGACCATCCTTACCGCCTTCCTGTTCGCGGTCGCCTGGATGTTCTACTGGGGGATCGGCGTCACCGGGCTGAACCGAGCTGCCTTCTGGGGCTTCATGATCGTGAACTTCGTGTTCTGGATCGGTATCAGCCACGCTGGCGTGATGATCTCCGCCATCCTGCGCCTGACCCAGGCGGAGTGGCGCCGGCCGGTGACGCGGGCCGCTGAGGTCATGACCATGTTCAGCCTCATGACGGCTCTGCTCTTCCCGGTGATCCACACCGGGCGTCCGTGGCGCACGCTGTACTGGGCGTTCCCCTACGACTTCTGGCGGGGGATCTGGCCGGACGTGCGCTCGGCGCTGGTTATGGACCCGAGCGCGATCATGACGTACCTGACCGGTACGATCCTGTTCGTCTACATCACGACGATCCCCGACTTTGCCCTGCTGCGCGACCACTCCACCGGGTGGCGGCACAGCCTCTACCGGGTGCTGGCCCTTGGCTTCAAGGGCGAAGAGCGGCAGTGGAAGATGCAGATCATCACGGGCTTCCTGCTCGCGGCGATCATGCTCTCCATCTTCGTCTCGGTGCACAGTATCGTGTCCTGGGACTTCGCCTTCTCGCTCGACCCGGTGTGGCACTCGACGGTGTGGGCGCCGTACTTCGTTATCGGTGCGGTCCACTCGGGCGTGTCGGCGGTGGTGACGCTGATGGCGCTCATGCGCTGGCTGTTCAAGTTCGACAACTACATCCGGCATGAGCACTTCGATGCCATCGGCCGGCTGCTGGTCGTGGTGGCCACCACCTGGATGTGGTTCTTCCTGCTCGACATCTTCTTCGACCTGTGGCGGCAGGACATCGCCGACGATGCGATCATGCACATCCGCTTCTTCGAGTGGCCGTACCCGCTGCTGCTGGCGTTCGTCTGGATCTTCGGCTACTTCATCCCGGTGCCGATCTGGGCCTTCCGGCGGTTCCGCCGCAACATCAAGCTGATGTTCTGGACCTCGATCATGGTCAACATCGGCATGTGGGCTGAGCGGTACTGGTTGGTCGTGCCCGGCTTGCAGGCCAAGTACCAGTGGACGTTCTCCTGGCTCCCCTACCGTCCGGGGCCAGTGGAGATCACGCTCGTCGTCGGGTCCTTCGCCCTGGTCGGGTTCCTGCTGTTGCTGTTCGCCAAGCTCGTGCCTCCGGTGCCGGTTTGGGACGAGCTGGAAGGCCAGCACTTGGCGGCTGAGATCCAGGTCGGGAAGCGGACCGTCCCGGCGATCGTTCGCGAGTTCTAG
- a CDS encoding 4Fe-4S dicluster domain-containing protein — translation MSPRWGMVIDLDRCTGCQACVVACQAENNIPINTEAVYLQHRAIEWIRVERYWDGEYPNIKARYIPVPCMHCSEAPCEPVCPVYATYHTPEGINMQVYNRCIGTRYCAVNCHWHVRFFNFWEPKWPESLQNQLNPNVSVRSRGVMEKCTFCIQRINNAEQNARLDGGRPLRDGEVNTACAQACPTRAIVFGDLDDPESQVAQIANTTTRGYKVLAELGTNPSVLYLKKIDPEAPAHGGAESA, via the coding sequence ATGTCACCACGGTGGGGGATGGTAATCGACCTGGATCGATGCACGGGCTGCCAGGCGTGCGTCGTGGCCTGCCAGGCGGAGAACAACATCCCGATCAATACCGAGGCGGTCTACCTGCAGCACCGCGCGATCGAGTGGATCCGGGTCGAGCGCTATTGGGATGGGGAGTATCCGAACATCAAGGCGCGCTATATCCCGGTGCCCTGTATGCACTGCTCGGAGGCACCGTGCGAGCCGGTCTGCCCGGTGTACGCCACCTACCATACGCCTGAAGGCATCAACATGCAGGTGTACAACCGGTGCATCGGCACCCGATACTGCGCGGTCAACTGCCACTGGCACGTGCGCTTCTTCAACTTCTGGGAGCCGAAGTGGCCCGAGTCGCTGCAGAACCAGCTCAACCCGAACGTCTCGGTCCGCAGCCGTGGCGTGATGGAGAAGTGCACCTTCTGCATCCAGCGCATCAATAATGCGGAGCAAAACGCACGGCTGGATGGAGGCCGGCCGCTGCGCGACGGTGAGGTCAACACCGCTTGCGCCCAGGCGTGCCCGACCCGTGCCATCGTCTTCGGCGACCTGGACGATCCGGAAAGCCAGGTGGCGCAGATCGCGAACACGACCACCCGCGGCTACAAGGTTCTGGCCGAGTTGGGGACCAACCCGTCGGTCCTCTACCTGAAGAAGATCGACCCCGAAGCGCCGGCGCACGGTGGCGCGGAATCCGCGTAG
- a CDS encoding molybdopterin-containing oxidoreductase family protein, with amino-acid sequence MRRRDFLKLVATSTTGAVLFTGCGIGDGDPEREFKIESPVLNPVDLVFGRDNWYATAAGECGLIVRVFEGRAKKVEGNPDFPTNLGASDARAQALVQEVYHPDRIAQPLRLSGARGSGEYQNASWEDVLTELGNDVNGARGATLVITPPLSGPMGQVVNEFVQAVDAEHVTYEPEDRIVLREAVRRVFGTDTLPTLDLANTNFLVSFSADFLHTWISPVQFSRQYGEFRQGREDVRGTYWHVSSRMDGSAANADRWLPITPGTEGLVALAMAQVMVSEGLVDRAVAEQVYSGISLDQYAPDAVAETAGISAEQITELARRFAEGQPSVAIAGSLAAAHTNGLFNLTAVFALNYLVGSVGQEGGIILNPPPPFESDVPGPSSGLPYSDWSGVVNDLNSGRYQLVIVYGVDPVYGLPEALGLREALANAGKVVALSSFLDDTTLQADLILPVHTTLESWGLIAPDPGPGFQAVALQQPVVNPFVDSRAAGDILIEAATAAGASLPWPTYEDAVRAAVDSLRQLNRGNIDAPDAKQYFVMAQAQGGWWDTSETAESAPDAPETPTPAAQPEYAGDPGQFPLYLLPFPSNSLGYGETANLPWLQALPDPMTSAVWSSWVELNPTTADRLGVDTGDVVRLVTPRGSAEVPVYVNPAAHPDVAAVPMGQGHTDFGRYAKGRGINPLDLVEPATESETGALAWAGTRVRVETTGRKVRLPRFEGQVPAFQLEGAPIIEVIPSEH; translated from the coding sequence ATGCGAAGGCGAGATTTCCTTAAGTTAGTCGCGACCTCGACGACCGGCGCGGTCCTGTTCACCGGGTGCGGCATCGGCGATGGGGACCCGGAGCGCGAGTTCAAGATCGAGAGTCCGGTTCTCAACCCGGTGGACCTCGTCTTCGGGCGCGACAACTGGTACGCCACGGCTGCGGGCGAGTGCGGGCTGATCGTCAGGGTCTTCGAGGGCCGCGCCAAGAAGGTGGAAGGAAATCCCGACTTCCCGACCAACCTCGGCGCGTCCGATGCCCGCGCGCAGGCTCTGGTGCAGGAGGTGTACCACCCGGACCGCATCGCCCAGCCGCTGCGGCTCAGCGGGGCGCGTGGCTCCGGTGAGTACCAGAACGCGAGCTGGGAGGACGTGCTCACCGAGCTGGGCAACGACGTCAACGGCGCTCGCGGAGCGACGCTGGTGATCACTCCGCCGCTGTCCGGCCCGATGGGGCAGGTCGTCAACGAGTTCGTCCAGGCGGTGGATGCCGAGCACGTCACGTACGAGCCGGAGGATCGCATCGTCTTGCGCGAGGCGGTGCGGCGCGTCTTCGGCACCGACACCCTGCCGACGCTCGATCTGGCGAACACCAACTTCCTGGTCAGCTTCAGCGCGGACTTCCTGCACACGTGGATCTCTCCCGTGCAGTTCTCCCGCCAGTACGGCGAGTTCCGCCAGGGTCGTGAGGATGTCCGCGGGACCTACTGGCATGTGAGTTCGCGCATGGATGGCTCGGCGGCCAATGCGGACCGCTGGCTGCCGATCACCCCGGGTACGGAAGGGCTCGTCGCGCTGGCGATGGCTCAGGTCATGGTCTCGGAGGGGCTGGTGGACCGGGCCGTGGCCGAGCAGGTGTACAGCGGGATCTCACTCGACCAGTACGCACCGGATGCGGTGGCCGAGACCGCGGGGATCAGCGCCGAGCAGATCACCGAGCTGGCCCGGCGCTTCGCTGAGGGCCAGCCGAGCGTCGCCATCGCCGGGAGCCTGGCAGCGGCCCACACCAACGGGTTGTTCAACCTCACCGCCGTGTTCGCGCTCAACTATCTGGTGGGGAGCGTCGGACAGGAAGGCGGAATCATCCTCAACCCGCCGCCGCCGTTCGAGTCGGATGTGCCGGGGCCGTCGTCCGGCCTGCCGTACAGCGACTGGAGCGGCGTGGTCAACGACCTCAACAGCGGCCGCTACCAGCTCGTGATCGTCTACGGCGTGGATCCGGTCTACGGGCTGCCCGAGGCGCTCGGGCTCCGGGAAGCGCTGGCCAACGCCGGCAAGGTCGTGGCGCTCTCCAGCTTCCTAGACGACACCACGCTGCAGGCCGACCTGATCTTGCCGGTGCATACCACGCTGGAGTCGTGGGGCCTGATCGCGCCCGACCCGGGGCCGGGGTTCCAGGCGGTCGCGCTGCAGCAGCCGGTGGTCAACCCGTTCGTGGACAGCCGGGCGGCGGGGGACATCCTGATCGAGGCTGCCACGGCGGCCGGAGCCTCGCTGCCGTGGCCGACCTACGAGGATGCGGTCCGCGCCGCAGTCGATTCGCTGCGGCAGCTCAACCGGGGGAACATCGACGCGCCGGATGCCAAGCAGTACTTCGTGATGGCGCAGGCGCAGGGCGGCTGGTGGGACACCAGCGAGACGGCCGAATCGGCGCCGGACGCGCCGGAGACGCCGACCCCTGCCGCGCAACCCGAGTACGCCGGGGATCCGGGCCAGTTCCCGCTCTACCTGCTGCCGTTCCCGTCCAACTCGCTCGGGTACGGCGAGACGGCGAACCTGCCCTGGCTGCAGGCGCTGCCCGACCCAATGACGTCGGCCGTCTGGTCGTCGTGGGTCGAGTTGAACCCGACGACAGCGGACCGGCTCGGGGTGGACACGGGCGACGTGGTGCGACTGGTCACGCCGCGCGGGAGTGCGGAGGTGCCGGTGTACGTCAACCCGGCGGCGCATCCGGACGTGGCGGCGGTGCCCATGGGCCAGGGGCACACCGATTTCGGACGCTACGCGAAGGGGCGGGGGATCAACCCGCTGGATCTGGTGGAGCCGGCGACCGAGTCGGAGACCGGGGCGCTGGCGTGGGCCGGGACCCGCGTCCGCGTCGAGACCACGGGGCGCAAGGTGCGGCTTCCGCGGTTCGAGGGCCAGGTGCCCGCGTTCCAGCTGGAGGGTGCGCCGATCATCGAAGTCATTCCGTCGGAGCACTAG
- a CDS encoding cytochrome c3 family protein, whose protein sequence is MRRYLRPVVFGLVVLVLLAIPVVAILARSYFLSPTAQPAKAQPIAFTHPFHVNTLGLDCTFCHRTATTQASAGVPALEQCMFCHRVVPTTNKPNLERLVQAFESNTPIQWNRVHQMPDHVKFVHSMHINAGFDCATCHGPVEDMATVSQFRDLRMGDCIDCHRQNNARTDCAVCHY, encoded by the coding sequence ATGCGACGATATCTGCGGCCTGTGGTGTTCGGGCTGGTCGTGCTGGTGCTACTGGCCATCCCGGTGGTAGCAATCCTGGCCCGGAGCTACTTCCTGAGTCCGACGGCCCAGCCGGCGAAAGCTCAGCCGATCGCCTTTACCCACCCGTTCCACGTGAACACCCTCGGCCTCGACTGCACGTTCTGCCACCGCACCGCCACCACGCAGGCTTCAGCCGGGGTCCCGGCGCTGGAGCAGTGTATGTTCTGCCACCGGGTCGTCCCGACCACCAACAAGCCCAACCTGGAGCGCCTCGTCCAAGCCTTTGAATCCAACACGCCAATCCAGTGGAACCGGGTGCATCAGATGCCCGACCACGTCAAGTTCGTCCACTCCATGCACATCAACGCGGGATTTGACTGCGCGACCTGCCACGGTCCGGTGGAGGACATGGCGACTGTCAGCCAGTTCCGTGATTTGCGGATGGGGGACTGCATCGACTGCCACCGGCAGAACAACGCCCGGACTGACTGCGCGGTGTGTCACTACTGA